The genomic interval CCGTTTTATATGCAATAAGTGATCTGAACTCATTATCTAGGTATTCAGTCACCTTATCTTCTGCCTCATCTAGGTCTCTGACATAAAAGTTAATACGATTATGGGCCATCTCAATATGATAATCATTCGACTTGATGACTTTTAGATAATACTGCCTACCAAAAAGATATACAGACTCACCTGACACAAATTTACGTTTAGGTTGTATTTGTAGATTATTCTCTTTCTCTTGAACTTTTTCAATTATCCAGTTTTTTCTTTTCTGGATTACTTCTTCGATCTTATTCATTGGAATATAGTCAGGAGCAGTTACAATAACCTGGCCTTTAGCATTTACAGTTATTCCCAGGGTCTTTCTCTTAGACCTCTTTAAACTGTAATTAACTTTTCTGTTACCTAATTCAATACTTTCCATTATCTATAATCCAGCCTTTTTGCGATCAACATTAAATTGTCCGTAATTTCTTTCATCTCATCATCAGTAAATGTAACTTCGAATTTATCTTCTAATGGATAAAATATCTCGACTTCGATCGAGCCAATTATTTTCTTTTCAATGTCTGTGCCAAGGTGCCAATCTTTAACTGCTTGATTTTTAACGATCTCATCCACCTTCAACGCAAAATTTGCAATTTCATCATTACCAATTTCAACTAATTTGCTGGTTAGAGTTTCGATAACTCTGTAATAGGCTTTTGTTGTCTGATGCTCAGCGACTTCCGATGGCACATCAGTTTCTAAATCAATTTCAATACGATCTCGTACATCCTCCATCATCTGAAGGTATTCAGCCTCAGAGATACGACGATTTCTATATTTCTCATAAGCGTCTTCGATTACTTCAGACAACTTTTTGTAAAATATTGGGTCCTCATCAAAATGCTCAGTTATATGAGCAGATGTTAAGCCTCCAATAATATCAGCCCTCGATCCCTTTGACTTACCTTTTGTTTCTTCTTCAAACTTCTCTTTATCAAAAATATTAAACTGTTCGACAATAAC from Halobacteriovorax sp. DA5 carries:
- a CDS encoding M48 family metallopeptidase, with protein sequence MESIELGNRKVNYSLKRSKRKTLGITVNAKGQVIVTAPDYIPMNKIEEVIQKRKNWIIEKVQEKENNLQIQPKRKFVSGESVYLFGRQYYLKVIKSNDYHIEMAHNRINFYVRDLDEAEDKVTEYLDNEFRSLIAYKTAECLEAFTGRYSTPIEPVFKVRKMAKRWGSCTKDGVINLNPMLVAASIECIEYVIFHELTHLLHDNHDDEFFMTLKTVCPKYKELKEKLEKETVLFEV